In Thamnophis elegans isolate rThaEle1 chromosome 4, rThaEle1.pri, whole genome shotgun sequence, the following proteins share a genomic window:
- the GAREM2 gene encoding GRB2-associated and regulator of MAPK protein 2 — translation MERLAAALGRLAWSSGPPLPLDLIVAKCRLPALVRPGPGEYVEGVSDQDVLLIHSCRQWTTVTAHSLEEGHYVIGPKIDIPLQYPGKFKLLDQDRDVREPVQYFNSVEEVASIFPDRVFVMEAITFSVKVVSGEFSEDSEVYNFTLHAGDELTLMGQAEILCAKAAKEKSRLNTLLRKLGKAGVPGTGGGNGGSGNSSGSNNPGGGSGKQLKGKMPCLICMNHRTNESLSLPFQCKGRFSTRSPLELQMQEGEHTIRSIIEKVRLPVNVIVPSRPPRNPYDLHAIREGHCYKLVSIVSKTVVLCCILRKDEVAPFHFLLLTDMPRFLLPEGMLRVGGDPQLEKLLRETAALCQECFDPNEYSKAVREAKPDFSEECASPRHVRLCLQGYSRDELAQSFQRLSLCLYAASESSCQDPSQGGRTQRLLLPSHREPSSLISDPLDSEREYMTPDWVEPTFRTQELPYEELWTNQNPETYSESSGTVPGLENASKGQRDLISFGASPCHRGLPQEDLNTDAPPPVPPKSEAVREECRLLVAPPVPPRGAHTSATSSPPMPVRFPKLQAAVSPSANLSYYSSGLHDISRPRSGSCSPSPDSYSLYCYPCTRSDCKVGESTSRQLASPQAQLPSQPPPAQMSSWSDPWPCNDPSSSVATGRSTPLLGSTDANAVKSYYSCPRLKPPPPQKRFAPFGALNPFSNPAYSSSPASSGSSDWLESLDWQKTTASSIDTFDLFEGTSSPEGHCSPAPPPRSSKPFDTAENIVIRTSVAPLSSTIVHGSEGGITHLYLAQGVIEAPPARLNGDGSPWQPPGDLSALSLEEVSRSLRFIGLSEDVVSFFARERIDGSIFVQLTEEILSEDFHLTKLQVKKIMQFIKGWRPKI, via the exons GGAAATTTAAGCTGCTAGATCAGGACAGGGATGTCCGAGAGCCTGTGCAGTACTTCAACAGTGTGGAGGAGGTGGCGAGCATCTTTCCAGATCGGGTGTTCGTCATGGAGGCCATCACCTTCAGCGTAAAG GTTGTGTCAGGCGAGTTCAGTGAAGACAGTGAAGTATACAATTTCACGCTGCATGCAGGAGATGAACTAACCCTTATGGGCCAGGCAGAGATTCTGTGCGCAAAAGCTGCGAAGGAAAAGTCGCGTTTGAACACGTTGCTGCGGAAGTTGGGCAAAGCAGGCGTCCCTGGCACTGGCGGTGGGAATGGCGGTAGCGGTAACAGCAGCGGCAGCAACAACCCTGGGGGGGGCAGCGGCAAACAGTTGAAGGGCAAGATGCCTTGCTTGATCTGCATGAACCATCGGACCAACGAAAGCCTCAGCTTGCCTTTCCAGTGCAAAGGGCGCTTCAGCACTCGCTCACCGCTGGAGCTGCAGATGCAGGAGGGGGAGCATACCATTCGCAGTATCATTGAGAAGGTGCGACTTCCTGTCAATGTGATTGTGCCTAGCCGGCCACCTCGAAACCCCTACGACCTGCACGCCATCCGGGAGGGCCACTGTTACAAGTTAGTGAGCATCGTCTCCAAGACAGTGGTGCTGTGCTGCATTCTCCGCAAGGACGAAGTGGCTCCCTTCCACTTCCTCCTGCTCACAGACATGCCCCGTTTTCTGCTGCCAGAGGGGATGTTGCGCGTAGGCGGAGACCCCCAACTGGAGAAGTTGTTACGAGAAACTGCTGCCCTCTGCCAGGAATGCTTCGATCCCAATGAATATTCCAAGGCTGTGCGGGAGGCCAAGCCAGACTTCTCCGAAGAGTGTGCCAGCCCCCGCCATGTACGGCTCTGCCTGCAGGGCTATAGCCGTGATGAATTGGCCCAATCCTTTCAGCGCCTCTCCCTTTGCTTGTATGCCGCCTCTGAAAGCAGTTGCCAGGATCCGTCTCAAGGAGGGAGGACCCAACGATTGCTTCTCCCCTCTCACCGAGAGCCCTCCAGCCTTATTTCTGATCCTTTGGATTCTGAGCGTGAATACATGACACCTGATTGGGTGGAACCCACATTCCGGACTCAAGAGCTCCCGTATGAAGAATTGTGGACTAATCAAAACCCAGAGACGTATTCTGAATCCAGCGGCACTGTTCCTGGACTGGAGAATGCCAGCAAGGGCCAGCGGGATCTTATCTCTTTCGGGGCTTCACCTTGCCATCGAGGCCTGCCGCAGGAAGACCTTAACACAGATGCTCCTCCCCCAGTCCCACCCAAATCTGAAGCG GTGAGAGAGGAATGTCGTCTGCTTGTTGCTCCCCCTGTGCCACCACGTGGTGCCCACACATCGGCCACCTCCAGCCCTCCAATGCCGGTGCGCTTCCCCAAGCTCCAAGCAGCAGTATCACCCAGTGCCAACCTCTCATACTACTCATCTGGACTTCATGACAT TTCAAGGCCACGAAGCGGCAGCTGCTCCCCATCTCCGGACTCCTACTCCTTGTATTGCTATCCCTGCACACGGAGTGACTGCAAAGTTGGGGAATCCACAAGTCGGCAGTTGGCCAGCCCTCAAGCACAGTTGCCATCTCAGCCCCCACCTGCTCAGATGTCTTCCTGGTCTGACCCTTGGCCATGTAACGATCCAAGCTCAAGTGTGGCCACTGGGAGATCCACTCCTCTGCTGGGGAGCACTGATGCCAACGCCGTCAAGAGCTACTATAGCTGCCCTCGCCTGAAGCCTCCCCCCCCACAGAAACGCTTTGCTCCCTTTGGCGCTCTTAACCCCTTCTCCAATCCAGCATATTCTTCCAGTCCAGCTTCCTCTGGCTCCTCCGATTGGTTGGAATCTCTTGATTGGCAGAAGACAACAGCCTCTTCCATAGACACTTTTGACCTCTTTGAAGGCACTTCCTCCCCGGAGGGGCACTGTAGTCCTGCACCACCACCTCGCTCATCAAAACCCTTTGACACGGCTGAGAATATTGTCATTCGGACGTCAGTAGCCCCTTTGTCATCCACCATTGTTCATGGCTCCGAAGGTGGCATCACCCACCTTTATCTGGCTCAGGGGGTCATTGAGGCACCTCCTGCCCGTCTGAATGGGGATGGCTCACCCTGGCAGCCTCCCGGTGACTTATCCGCACTGTCACTTGAGGAGGTATCTAGGTCCTTGCGCTTCATCGGCCTCTCTGAGGATGTGGTCAGCTTCTTTGCCCGGGAACGCATCGATGGTAGTATCTTTGTACAACTCACCGAGGAGATCCTGTCTGAGGATTTTCATCTTACCAAActtcaagtaaaaaaaataatgcaattcaTCAAGGGCTGGAGGCCCAAGATCTAG